The region GCACGCGCCAACCAGGGCCCGAGCGTCAACCTCAGCACGGGTGTGTCGAACTCGCGCACCTCGGCCAATACCTCGCAGGGTCTGGCCCTGGGCAACCGCTCGATCAGCGGCAACAATTTTTCCGTGGGCGCTTCGCTGTCGTATGAAGTCGACTTGCTGGGCCGCGTAAAACGCATGGTCGAAGCGGCCGATTCGCAGGCGCTGGCGGCGCAGGCCGACCGCGACGGCGTGCTGCTGATGCTGTCGGCGCAAGTGGCCAGCAATTACTGGCAGCTGCGCGGGCTGGACGCGGAAATGGCGATCCTGAATGGCGCGCTCGACACGCGCCGCGAGTCGGCGCAACTGGTCGAGGCGCGCTTCAACGCGGGCTTGACGAATGAGCTGGACCTGGCGCGCGCAAAAGTCGAACTGTCGAATGCGCAGGCCGACCTGCATGAAGTCAAGCGCCAGCGCAACCAGCTGGAAAACAGCCTGGCCACGCTGACGGGCAAGCCGCCGTCGGCGCTGCAATTGCCGGTGGCCGCCGAGCCATCGGCCTTGCCGCTGCCGCCCGCCATTCCCGTCGGCCTGCCGGCCAGCCTGGTGGCGCACCGCCCGGACCTCGTTTCCAGCGTGGCGGGCTTGCGCGCGGCGAACGCACAAGTGGGCGTGGCCGAAGGCGCGTTTTATCCGTCGCTGCAATTGACGGGCAATTTCGGCTACGCCTCGGAAAAGCTGCGCGACCTGGCGCAGGGCGGTTCGCGCCAGTTCAGCTTTGGCCCGCTGGCCCTGTCCCTGCCCATCTTCGACGGCGGCCGCAACCAGGCCAACCTGGACTTGAGCAAGGCGCGCTACGCGGAGGCTGTCGCCAACCATGAAACCAAGTTGCTGACGGCCTTGCGCGAAGTGGAAGATGCGCTGTCCGACGTCGAGCAGCGCCAGTTGCAGGGCGACGCCCAGGCCCTGTCGCAGGCAGCGGCGGCGCGCGCCTACCTGGTGGCGCGCACGCGCTACGAGCGCGGCATCTCGACCTACCTCGACGTCACGGATGCCCAGCGCAGTTCGCTGGCGGCCGACCGCGCCGCCGCGCAGATCAAGACCCAGCGCCTGCTGGCGACGGTGGCCGTGGCCCGTTCCTTGGGCGCCGGCTGGCAGCATTGAAGGACACCAGAGAAAACCTGCCGCGCGTCGCGCCTGGCGGCCGGCGAGCCTCGCTGCAGCTCGCTACGGTTTTCTCCGGTGTCGCAAGGTCAACCATGAGCAACACATGGCAAGTCCATCCAACTAGTTACGTGAGCGTGGCCGGTGGCGGTGTCGCCGCCGGCCCGTAGCGTTCCAGCAGAAAATCGATGAAGGTCGTCAGCTTCGGCGTCGGCTGGCGGTCGCGCGAGTACACGAGGTGCATGGGCCGCGGCGTCGGCACGTAGTCGGGCAGCAGCGGCACCAGCGTGCCGGCGGCGATATCGGCGGCCATCAGGATTTCCGCCTGCATGACGATGCCGAAGCCGTGCAGCGCCGCCACGCGCAGCGCCTGGCCATTGTTCGAGCGAAAGCGGCTGGCGCGCACGGGACTGCGGTCGTCGTCGCCGCTCCTGGCCAGGCGCCAGCGCACATGGCGCGTCCACTGCATGAAGTCCAGGCATTCGTGCCGCGCCAGGTCCGCCGGCGTGCGCGGCGTACCGTGTTTCGCCAGGTAGGCGGGGGCGGCACAGATCACCATCGCATACGGCCGCAGCGCGCGCGCCACCATGCCCGAATCCTCGAGCTTGCCGATGCGGATGGCCGCATCGAATCCTTCCTCCACCAGGTCCACCGTCCTGTCGTTCAAGTTCAGTTCCAGGCTCACTTCCGGATATGCATCGAGGTAGTCGGCCATCAGCGGCGCGATGCATTCGCTGCCGAACGACACGGGCGCCGTGATCTTCAGCTTGCCGCGCGGCGCCGTGCGCATGGCTTCGGCCCCCCGTTCGGCGGCGCTGATGCTGGCCAGG is a window of Janthinobacterium sp. 1_2014MBL_MicDiv DNA encoding:
- a CDS encoding efflux transporter outer membrane subunit, which codes for MQTASMNITKIALAVSLAVALSACGTVGQDFKAPVNVAGIDNGTFRHGASAADAAQLPKEWWSIYGDATLNRLEQSALQDNPGVKAAGERLLQALAQSGTARANQGPSVNLSTGVSNSRTSANTSQGLALGNRSISGNNFSVGASLSYEVDLLGRVKRMVEAADSQALAAQADRDGVLLMLSAQVASNYWQLRGLDAEMAILNGALDTRRESAQLVEARFNAGLTNELDLARAKVELSNAQADLHEVKRQRNQLENSLATLTGKPPSALQLPVAAEPSALPLPPAIPVGLPASLVAHRPDLVSSVAGLRAANAQVGVAEGAFYPSLQLTGNFGYASEKLRDLAQGGSRQFSFGPLALSLPIFDGGRNQANLDLSKARYAEAVANHETKLLTALREVEDALSDVEQRQLQGDAQALSQAAAARAYLVARTRYERGISTYLDVTDAQRSSLAADRAAAQIKTQRLLATVAVARSLGAGWQH
- a CDS encoding LysR family transcriptional regulator: MDKLRSMEIFVAVVDAGSFTSAAEAFQISPVMVGKHIAYLEERLGARLLARTTRRQALTEIGAQYCEQCRHILASISAAERGAEAMRTAPRGKLKITAPVSFGSECIAPLMADYLDAYPEVSLELNLNDRTVDLVEEGFDAAIRIGKLEDSGMVARALRPYAMVICAAPAYLAKHGTPRTPADLARHECLDFMQWTRHVRWRLARSGDDDRSPVRASRFRSNNGQALRVAALHGFGIVMQAEILMAADIAAGTLVPLLPDYVPTPRPMHLVYSRDRQPTPKLTTFIDFLLERYGPAATPPPATLT